From Triticum urartu cultivar G1812 chromosome 2, Tu2.1, whole genome shotgun sequence, a single genomic window includes:
- the LOC125538417 gene encoding putative lipoxygenase 5 → MPPMELVGRSLLQAAGSASTAAPRGGRERGGGGLCFASLGGRQGRRTVRSKAPVGALAERVVLTPAPAERVARPEAHPQSVAARAVVTVRRKRKVEVKEQVAEQMDAYADRVGRSVLLELISTETDPRKGGPKKSKKSKLVGWFEKRDVKAELVVYTAEFTVDAAFGEPGAVTVLNQHQLEFFIESILVEGFPSGPAHFTCNSWVQPTRVDPAPRVFFTNRPYLPSKTPPGLRELRRRELKELRGSGTGVRKITDRAYDYDVYNDLGNPDKGAGFERPVLGGDKLPYPRRMRTARPSTVTDEGAESRVEYPEPIYVSRDEEFEEGKNEMLSEGAIKALLHNFMPLLVSSVSPDSRDFAGFHDVDNLFKEGLRLKQALHDQLFQKIPFVRKIQENSEGLLRYDTPDIIKKDKFAWLRDDEFARQALAGINPVNIERLQVFPPVSKLDPAVYGPPESAITEEHIIGNLDGMSVQQALEENKLYMLDYHDIFMPFLDRINSLDGRKAYGTRTLFFLTAGGTLKPIAIELCLPPMTDDCKRAKRVFTPPADATSIWLWQLAKAHVCSNDAGVHQLINHWLRTHACMEPFIIAAHRQMSAMHPIFKLLKPHMRYTLKINALARQILINGDGVIESGFTPGRYCMEMSSFAYDNLWRLDQEGLPADLIGRGMAVEDASQPHGLRLLIEDYPYATDGLLLWSAIARWCEAYVAAYYPSDEAVQDDYELQSWYTEAVQVGHPDKRDAPWWPRLTTAGDLASLLTTLVWLCSAQHAALNFGQYPLGGYIPNRPPLMRRLVPAEGDPEYEHLVADPHRFYLSALPSLTQTTTFMTVIDTLSTHSADEQYLGERPNEEWTADPAALAAAREFAAEVRRAEEEIERRNADPSRRNRCGAGVLPYELMAPSSGPGITCRGVPNSVTI, encoded by the exons ATGCCGCCGATGGAGCTGGTGGGGAGATCGCTCTTGCAGGCAGCAGGCTCTGCCAGCACCGCAGCGCCGCGCGGCGGCCGGGAGCGCGGGGGCGGCGGGCTCTGCTTCGCGAGCCTCGGCGGGAGGCAGGGGAGGAGGACGGTGCGGTCGAAGGCGCCGGTGGGCGCCCTGGCCGAGCGGGTCGTCCTCACCCCGGCGCCGGCGGAGAGGGTGGCCCGGCCGGAGGCGCACCCGCAGAGCGTGGCTGCGAGGGCCGTGGTCACCGTGCGCCGGAAGCGCAAGGTGGAGGTCAAGGAGCAGGTCGCCGAGCAGATGGACGCCTACGCCGACAGGGTCGGCCGGAGCGTCCTGCTCGAGCTCATCAGCACGGAGACAGACCCAA GAAAGGGAGGCCCCAAGAAGAGCAAGAAGTCGAAGCTGGTGGGGTGGTTCGAGAAGCGGGACGTCAAGGCGGAGCTGGTGGTGTACACGGCGGAGTTCACCGTCGACGCGGCCTTCGGCGAGCCGGGCGCGGTCACCGTGCTCAACCAGCACCAGCTCGAGTTCTTCATCGAGAGCATCCTGGTGGAGGGCTTCCCGTCCGGCCCGGCGCACTTCACCTGCAACTCGTGGGTCCAGCCCACCCGCGTCGACCCGGCCCCGCGGGTCTTCTTCACCAACAGGCCCTACCTGCCGTCCAAGACGCCGCCGGGGCTGAGGGAGCTCCGGCGACGGGAGCTCAAGGAGCTGCGCGGCAGCGGCACCGGCGTGCGCAAGATCACCGACCGGGCCTACGACTACGACGTGTACAACGACCTGGGCAACCCGGACAAGGGCGCCGGGTTCGAGCGCCCCGTCCTCGGCGGCGACAAGCTGCCGTACCCGCGCCGGATGCGGACGGCACGGCCAAGCACCGTCACAG ACGAGGGCGCGGAGAGCAGGGTGGAGTACCCGGAGCCCATCTACGTGTCGCGCGACGAGGAGTTCGAGGAGGGCAAGAACGAGATGCTGTCCGAGGGCGCCATCAAGGCGCTGCTCCACAACTTCATGCCGCTGCTGGTGAGCTCCGTCTCGCCGGACAGCCGCGACTTCGCCGGCTTCCACGACGTCGACAACCTCTTCAAGGAGGGCCTCCGCCTCAAGCAGGCCCTCCACGACCAGCTCTTCCAGAAGATCCCCTTCGTGCGCAAGATCCAGGAGAACAGCGAGGGCCTCCTCCGCTACGACACCCCCGACATCATCAAGA AGGACAAGTTCGCGTGGCTGCGCGACGACGAGTTCGCGAGGCAGGCGCTGGCTGGCATCAACCCCGTCAACATCGAGCGGCTTCAG GTGTTCCCGCCGGTGAGCAAGCTTGACCCGGCTGTCTACGGCCCGCCGGAGTCGGCCATCACGGAGGAGCACATCATCGGGAACCTGGACGGCATGTCGGTGCAGCAGGCGCTGGAGGAGAACAAGCTCTACATGCTGGACTACCACGACATCTTCATGCCTTTCCTGGACCGGATCAACTCGCTGGACGGCCGGAAGGCCTACGGGACGCGCACGCTCTTCTTCCTGACGGCCGGGGGCACGCTGAAGCCCATCGCCATCGAGCTGTGCCTGCCGCCCATGACCGACGACTGCAAGCGCGCCAAGCGGGTGTTCACGCCCCCCGCCGACGCCACCAGCATCTGGCTGTGGCAGCTCGCCAAGGCCCATGTCTGCTCCAACGACGCCGGCGTCCACCAGCTCATCAACCACTG GCTGAGGACGCACGCGTGCATGGAGCCCTTCATCATCGCGGCGCACCGGCAGATGAGCGCCATGCACCCCATCTTCAAGCTGCTCAAGCCGCACATGCGCTACACGCTCAAGATCAACGCGCTGGCGCGGCAGATCCTCATAAACGGAGACGGCGTCATCGAGTCGGGGTTCACCCCTGGCCGCTACTGCATGGAGATGAGCTCCTTCGCCTACGACAACCTCTGGCGGCTCGACCAGGAAGGCCTCCCCGCCGACCTCATCGGAAG AGGTATGGCGGTGGAGGACGCGAGCCAGCCGCACGGGCTCCGGCTGCTCATCGAGGACTACCCCTACGCCACCGACGGGCTGCTCCTCTGGTCGGCCATCGCGCGGTGGTGCGAGGCCTACGTGGCGGCCTACTACCCGTCCGACGAGGCCGTGCAGGACGACTACGAGCTGCAGTCGTGGTACACGGAGGCCGTGCAGGTGGGGCACCCGGACAAGCGCGACGCGCCGTGGTGGCCGCGCCTCACGACGGCCGGCGACCTCGCGTCCCTGCTCACCACGCTGGTGTGGCTGTGCTCGGCGCAGCACGCGGCGCTCAACTTCGGCCAGTACCCGCTCGGCGGCTACATCCCCAACCGGCCGCCGCTCATGCGCCGGCTGGTGCCGGCCGAGGGCGACCCGGAGTACGAGCACCTCGTCGCGGACCCGCACCGGTTCTACCTGTCGGCGCTGCCCAGCCTCACGCAGACGACGACGTTCATGACGGTCATCGACACGCTCTCCACGCACTCCGCCGACGAGCAGTACCTCGGGGAGCGGCCCAACGAGGAGTGGACGGCGGACCCGGCGGCGCTGGCTGCCGCGCGCGAGTTCGCCGCGGAGGTGCGCCGCGCCGAGGAGGAGATCGAGCGGCGCAACGCCGACCCCTCCCGGCGCAACCGCTGTGGCGCCGGCGTGCTGCCGTACGAGCTCATGGCGCCGTCGTCCGGGCCGGGCATCACCTGCCGAGGCGTCCCGAACAGCGTCACCATCTAG